The Planctomycetia bacterium genome contains a region encoding:
- a CDS encoding site-specific integrase, translating into MAKTYNARYKLTWFAPTCCWKKYHQGKVYYLARGQCKGKGDRDGYDAALHEWIQTLAKVVTTPRRVSESLYSDPSEWGGVSIGLATNYKALRPSTSGPAPSTPTLPATIAGLVDVYLSECRTMAESGQICRAQYSDMLYRLNDFVGYCQHVQATAIADLSNSLLAAYRQAQLSLIALPKKQGGISAVSVKKRLQFLGRFVEWLADREVIPGIPKIVNRKFAAVKLPPPQPKFFAPEQLQIVLGAASPLMRACILLGLNCGATQVDISTLEHSHIDWKAGTLTRPRNKTGVESAFVLWPETVEAVQAVRTKAKDSKSVLLSETGKALLRESFKDNGHMVRVDSIGKSFAHVLKCCGIEGMAFKHLRKTSADLIAQKFPPYLVDQFLAHASSPMRRHYAKEHLREEFRTALDFLRQTYFPGATE; encoded by the coding sequence ATGGCCAAAACGTACAACGCCAGATACAAGCTCACGTGGTTTGCTCCCACGTGCTGTTGGAAGAAGTACCATCAAGGCAAGGTCTATTACCTGGCACGCGGCCAGTGCAAAGGCAAAGGGGATAGAGACGGTTATGACGCCGCTTTGCATGAGTGGATTCAAACCCTGGCTAAGGTGGTTACAACGCCACGTAGGGTAAGTGAATCCCTGTACTCGGACCCCAGTGAATGGGGCGGCGTTTCAATTGGCCTGGCCACCAACTACAAGGCATTACGCCCCAGCACTTCTGGCCCTGCTCCAAGTACCCCCACACTTCCCGCAACTATCGCTGGGCTGGTTGACGTATACCTGTCAGAGTGTAGGACGATGGCTGAGTCTGGCCAAATCTGCCGGGCACAGTACAGCGATATGCTCTACCGCTTGAATGACTTTGTTGGCTATTGCCAGCACGTTCAAGCTACGGCTATCGCCGATCTTTCCAACAGCTTGTTGGCCGCGTATCGCCAAGCTCAGCTTAGCTTGATCGCACTCCCCAAAAAACAAGGCGGCATTTCAGCCGTCAGCGTCAAGAAACGTCTCCAATTCTTGGGGCGGTTTGTTGAGTGGTTGGCGGATCGGGAAGTGATTCCCGGTATTCCTAAGATCGTTAACCGCAAGTTCGCAGCCGTCAAATTGCCCCCGCCTCAACCCAAGTTCTTTGCACCTGAGCAATTACAAATTGTACTTGGTGCCGCAAGTCCCTTGATGCGTGCATGCATCTTGCTGGGGTTGAATTGCGGGGCAACTCAAGTGGACATTTCCACGTTGGAACATTCCCACATTGACTGGAAAGCTGGCACCCTCACCCGCCCCCGCAATAAGACGGGTGTAGAGAGTGCCTTTGTCCTTTGGCCGGAAACTGTGGAAGCAGTTCAGGCAGTACGGACCAAAGCAAAAGATTCTAAATCTGTCTTACTCAGTGAAACGGGCAAGGCACTTCTCAGGGAGTCATTCAAAGACAATGGCCATATGGTCAGGGTGGACTCTATCGGCAAATCCTTTGCCCACGTTTTGAAGTGCTGTGGCATTGAGGGCATGGCATTCAAGCACCTTAGAAAAACGTCAGCAGATCTTATCGCCCAAAAGTTCCCGCCATATCTGGTTGACCAGTTTTTGGCTCATGCCAGTTCCCCGATGCGGCGGCACTACGCCAAAGAGCACTTGAGGGAGGAATTCCGCACCGCGTTGGACTTCTTGCGTCAGACCTACTTCCCGGGGGCAACAGAATGA